The genomic region ATATTACTATTTCGACAGAGTCAGTGCCACCAACGGGTACACTTAAAGCGTCCTCAATAGAAACCGACGTGCCCGGGTCTGCCAGTACCACCGCCGGAGTCGCTGTTAGCATCAAGGCAACCGCCAAGGCCAAAACTACCGCGGATATCTTCCTGATTACCATTGGCACGCCTTCCTTTCTAATTATCATTTTCACCTCCCCTCGGGGTATTGGCAGGAGGCTGTCATGGTAGACAGCCTCCTGCTCTTATCATCCCTTGTTCAGGGAATACACAGTCCCCCGGGGAACGACGGAATCGTCCCCACAAGGTACTGTGCCATCAACTGTAGGTCTGCCGAGTTAACCGTGCCACTGTCGTTAACGTCGGCGGCTTGGTACGGATCGCCGGTCAGCGTTATAGTTCCCACTATATGCTGGGCAATCAGCTGGAGGTCTGCCGAGTTAATGAGGTCGTCGCCGTTGACATCGCCCTCCAGGTCACAGGTAGCGCCGCGGGTGTTGACGTAGAGGCCGGTCTTGTACTCCGGCGAGTAGGCGAAATCGTGGTAGAACTTCACCCTGACCGCACCAGCACCAAGAACCGTACTCGTTGAGTCCTCGGTCAGGAATGAGCTTACCAGGATGTAGTCTCCGTCATCCGCGCTTACCCCTGCGGTGGGATCGGTGATGTCCGGCAGCGCCGGCAGAACAAACTCGGTGTAGTCCCAGGGGAGCGTCTCGATGTTCTTCCATTTCCACAGTTCTATAAGACCGCTCTCATGGAACTTCTCCTCCAGGAGGTTGGTATCGAAGCGGGGCTCCTTGGCCTCGTCCTTCCAGCACTCCTTGGTGGCAGCGACATCCACAATCTTCCGCTCAGCTATGGTGTTCATGTCGTAGGGCAGGAAGCTAATGTCGCCGAAGCCGTCAGGCGCTGCCAACCACGAGAACATTGGTAGAACACCCTCACTACCACAGGTAAGCATTACAAGGGTGTCGTCCGCCAGTGCTCTGTCATCGTTCGTAATGTTGCCCCAGGCCTGTACGCCAGTGGCCCCATCCATGTCCTGATACACAGTACTGTTCCACACGTTATCCGGAAGCTGCACATCGGGCATCGGGCAGGGCTGCGGAGAGTGGGTGTCGCTCATGTCGATGAAGCTGAAGGCGTCCGGTATGTTGACGTCGTCTATCATGTCATGCTGCATGTTGAACGGCGGCAGGAACGGGATGAGGGCCGCGCTCTCACAGGGCCACTCGTAGCAGGGGGGAACGCCCGTCTTTATTATGCTCGGGGAGGCAATGGTGACATCATTTACCTTGGGAAGTCCGTTCCTGATGGTGATGTACTTGAGCCCATAACCTGTTCCCCAGGTACCAGCGTCGCTTGACGGCTCGATGGGCGTGTATAACTTGGCGATCTCGTACTCGGCTGCGTCGACGAAGAAGCTCCCGCTCTCGGTTATCAGGCGGCCGACCACGATGTTGGCCTCGGTAGCAGTAACGCTCCGCAGCTGGCAGTACCAGGGCTCCGTTACCAGGGATAGCTGGCTGGCGCCCTCCACAAATCGCTCGGACTGCGAAGGCGGATATGACGGCGAAGGCTCGCCGGTTGCCGCCGTATCGGCTCTCAGGTCCTCTACGTTGTAGCTGTCCCTGCCGGACGCTAGCGTCCATTCCAGCGGGATATTAAGGGCGGCCGTTAGAGACTGATCGGCCTCGTTGCCGATGTAATAGAGGGTAACCCCGATCGAACCGACCATAATCTGGTCTATCTTTAGGGCGTGGTCCATAAACCGGACCACATCGCCCACCTCGACGTGGAGCATGCCGGTGGAGATGTCGATCCAGTTGGTGCCCTCCGGAATCTGGTTATCCACTGTAACCAGGCCGGGAACGCAACTGTAACCCTCGGTCATGTCTTCTGGCGGCCACAGGGCGTCATCGTCATCCTGATCGCCTGTATCCACCGCGCTTACCGTCTCCAGGAATACCAGGTCGGCAAGGCCATCGCCGTTCACGTCGTAGTCGTCCAGCCCTGGCTGTTCGTTAGAGCTATCAGAGATAGGCAGGACAAACGTGGTGTGGCCGGGTAGCCCCGGCTTCGGGTCGTTCATGGCATCCAGCAGTGTGTAGGTGTACTCCTTGACGATGTCGGGCGACTTTATACAGTCGGCCGGCTGAGGCTGGTACCACACTATGCCGCTGGGCTCGGTGTACTTGGGAACGTACCACTGCCTCAGGTGCACCTTCTCGTTGCCATCGCCATTGCTGACGGTAATGCCCTTGAAGAAGTCGCCGTATATGCCGTTGGCTGCCAGGTCATTGTGGTCCATGTAGGCCGGGTTCCACTGGATGAAGTCCTTTATAGGAGCCTCATCGCTCTGCGGAGCAAACGGCCCCTGGTAATCGGTGTAGGGGAATGCAGCGCTCAGGTTGCACTTGCCGTATACCCTGATGCTTGCCGCATCTATGACCGTCTGGCTATTGCTGTCCTCATCGTTGTATAGCCTGTTGTAGGATGCGTCGTTTACATAGATGTCGGCGCTGTTTATCTTGTCCACATGGGCGTCGTAGACGAACTTCATCCTGACAGCATTCGATGCATTTACCGACCATATATCGGTGGAGTCCTCGGTCATCCACGAGCTTACCAGGATGTAGTCGCCGTCGTCATTGTTCGCCGGGTCGGTGATGTCTGGCTGCTCGGGGAGCTTCATCTCGGTGTAGAGGTAGGGCAGCGTCTCGATGTTCTTCCACTCCCACTCTTCTGGCCCCGGTGTCGGGTTGGGTTCGGTGAATTTCTCCTCCAGCAGGTTGGTGTCGAATCGGGGCTCCTTGTCCTCCTGCTCGAAGCACTCCACGATGGCCGCGACACCGGTGGGGAACTGGCCAGAGTCCTTCCCTATCCACCTGTCATCTATGCTATTCAGCGTGAATGGCAGGAAGCTGTTGTCGCCGTATCCGTCACCTGCTGTGTTGACCCACATGAACACATTATTGCTCATGTTGGCAGAACAGGAGACCATTACAAGGGTGTCATCGTATGTCGGTCTGTCATCGTTTTGAAACTTGCCCCATGATGTATTCCCAGCGACAAATCCGTAGTCGGAGTTTAAGTCACTAGCATCGGCAAGGTTATCGGGAAGCTGCACGTCGGGTATGGGGCAGTGCTGCGGATGCAGGGGGTCGGCCGGGTCGATGAAGGTGAAGGCATCCGGGATGTTGGTGTCGTCGATTATGTCGTGCTGCATGTTGAACGGCGGCAGCATCGGTATCGCCGGGGTATCATAGCAGTCCTCAATCGACTCCTTGGTGATGCTCAGGCCGAGTAGCTGTACATCATCAAACTTGGGAATGGGGTTCCTGATGGTGATGTACTTGAAGGCCTCCGTGTTGTAGCAGTAGTCCAGGGTTACCTTCTGTCCAGCTATCGGAGCTACAGTAAGGGTTACCATACCTGTAGCCGGGTTGATGCTGGCAACTGATGCCCCGGCACCATTCACATAAGCCGATACATCGTTCTTGTCCGGCGCAGCTCCAGCGCCACTGCAGTCAGCGAAGTAAGCCGAAGTTGCTCCAGCATGGTTTGCGATGTCGATAGGGCCGAATACTAGATTACCTGGGTTAGCCTGAACCCCGAGGATCTCACCCTTCACCTCGTTGAGGGTCGATCCCGCAGCGTCCCAAACGGTGTGTAGCATGGCGACATCGTACTCGGCGCCGTCGACGAAGAAGCTCTCGCCCTCGGTTATCAGGCGGCCGACCACTATATAGGCACTGCCGCCGGCGGCACTTGACACCTGCAGGTACCACGGTGACTTGACCAGCTTCAGTTTGCTGGTGCCGCAGATGAACTTGCCCGACTCCGAAGGCGGATTGTTATTGGGATGAGCCGGTGATGGCGCCCCCATGGTGGTCAGGTCCTCAACGGCAACATCAGGCTGGTGCCTGCCCGCGGAGAGCGTCTTGTCCAGCGGAACGATCAAACCGCTGAAAAGGAGTTCATCCGCGGCGTTGCCCGAGTAGTACAGGTCAAGGGTGACGCTGGCAGGGCTGGTGGTGACTGCCGTTATATCCGCCCTGTGGTCCAGGAAGCGGATGGTATCGCCGGCAGATGCAAGGAAGAGGTCCGTGTTGAAATCCACCCACTGTACGTTAATTTGGTTATCTATCCACTGATTCGTTGGCGGCCAGAGACCGTCCTGGTCGGGACACTCCGCAGCCAAGGTATCAGTCATGCCTATGGCCTGTATGAAGGTGAGATCGGCCCCTCTAGACGGATCGCCGGCATCCGGGTAATCCCCGTTCATATCGTAGCTATCAAGCCCGGTCTGTTCCTGATTTTGATCAGCTATGGGGAACACGAACCGCGTCTTGCCGGGGTTCCCAAAAATTGGGTTGTTGCTGGAGGGAGCCAGCAGGAGGTAGGTGTACTCCTTCACCAGGTCGGGAGATTTTACAATCGACTGGTCTGCGAATACCCACCCGGCGGGCTCCTCATACTTGGGAACGTACCACTGCCTCAGGTGAACCTTCTCGTTGGCATCCGCATTATTCGCCTTGATTTCAGTGAAGAAGTTTCCGAATACCCCGTTGGACGCCGAATCCAGGTGGTACATGTATGCCGGGTTCCACTGGATAAAGTCCTTGGGCGGCGCCTCGCTGCTCTGCGGGGCAAACGGCGCCTGGTAATCGGTGTAGGGGAAGGCGGCATCTTCCCCGCACTTCCCGTATATCCGCAGGGTATTGTACTCATCGGGCCCCTGCGCGGACGTGGGAGCCACGGCCACAACAAAAGCACCGCTGAGACTCACTACTAAAGCCAAGGCAAAGACCATGTATACTGCCTTGACATGCCATTTTGGTACTTTACTCATTACTCAACTCCTTTCTCCCTTGAGAGATTCCTATTTATGAGGTAACTCTCATTACTTTTTATCTCCTCTTTGGTCCTCAATCTACATACATCCCCCCTTTCTTTGCGATAATTGGGCTATTATAAACTCCTGCCTGCTGTTTTGTCAAGTGTATAGCACACCGATCGCCTATTTTCAATACCCCGCAATCTTCTTACCCCTTGGTACTTCATCACCTCCGCTATTTATTCTAAAAATAGAAAGGCACCCGCCGATACCTTACCTTCCGGCGGCTGAGCCTTTCGATCTCTCCCTCATGCCGATGATTGCCATCAACAGGATCCGGGGCATGCTCCCATATATCAAAATCCTATATCAACAGCTATAAAAACAAAGCGTTTCTAACTTATATCACAAAGTTTCCGCGTTGTCAATAGCCCAGCACGTAGCGGATGCAAATCTATCACAAATTCGGTGACCTGTCAATACTTTTTGCGATTTCCTTCAAAATTCATACCGACCGCCTGAGCCCCGTCTTTATGGAAAATGCACCGGCCGAGATGCTGAAACAAGTTCAGCATGAAAGTGGGTAGGCTGGCCAAGCCTGTTGCCCAACTTGATCGGGCAATCGGCCAGCCTACCCGGCGGACCGAGGCCACGCGGCGGATATTGGGTATCAGCGGTGTTCTGTCGCGAAACAGATGTAGGGTGGGTAGAGTGCAACGAAACCCACCACATCCGCGACTGCCAGCGGCGCCGGGGTGACAGAATATCCTTGACAGTGGTAGAACATTAGTGCTATTCT from Dehalococcoidia bacterium harbors:
- a CDS encoding dockerin type I repeat-containing protein; translated protein: MSKVPKWHVKAVYMVFALALVVSLSGAFVVAVAPTSAQGPDEYNTLRIYGKCGEDAAFPYTDYQAPFAPQSSEAPPKDFIQWNPAYMYHLDSASNGVFGNFFTEIKANNADANEKVHLRQWYVPKYEEPAGWVFADQSIVKSPDLVKEYTYLLLAPSSNNPIFGNPGKTRFVFPIADQNQEQTGLDSYDMNGDYPDAGDPSRGADLTFIQAIGMTDTLAAECPDQDGLWPPTNQWIDNQINVQWVDFNTDLFLASAGDTIRFLDHRADITAVTTSPASVTLDLYYSGNAADELLFSGLIVPLDKTLSAGRHQPDVAVEDLTTMGAPSPAHPNNNPPSESGKFICGTSKLKLVKSPWYLQVSSAAGGSAYIVVGRLITEGESFFVDGAEYDVAMLHTVWDAAGSTLNEVKGEILGVQANPGNLVFGPIDIANHAGATSAYFADCSGAGAAPDKNDVSAYVNGAGASVASINPATGMVTLTVAPIAGQKVTLDYCYNTEAFKYITIRNPIPKFDDVQLLGLSITKESIEDCYDTPAIPMLPPFNMQHDIIDDTNIPDAFTFIDPADPLHPQHCPIPDVQLPDNLADASDLNSDYGFVAGNTSWGKFQNDDRPTYDDTLVMVSCSANMSNNVFMWVNTAGDGYGDNSFLPFTLNSIDDRWIGKDSGQFPTGVAAIVECFEQEDKEPRFDTNLLEEKFTEPNPTPGPEEWEWKNIETLPYLYTEMKLPEQPDITDPANNDDGDYILVSSWMTEDSTDIWSVNASNAVRMKFVYDAHVDKINSADIYVNDASYNRLYNDEDSNSQTVIDAASIRVYGKCNLSAAFPYTDYQGPFAPQSDEAPIKDFIQWNPAYMDHNDLAANGIYGDFFKGITVSNGDGNEKVHLRQWYVPKYTEPSGIVWYQPQPADCIKSPDIVKEYTYTLLDAMNDPKPGLPGHTTFVLPISDSSNEQPGLDDYDVNGDGLADLVFLETVSAVDTGDQDDDDALWPPEDMTEGYSCVPGLVTVDNQIPEGTNWIDISTGMLHVEVGDVVRFMDHALKIDQIMVGSIGVTLYYIGNEADQSLTAALNIPLEWTLASGRDSYNVEDLRADTAATGEPSPSYPPSQSERFVEGASQLSLVTEPWYCQLRSVTATEANIVVGRLITESGSFFVDAAEYEIAKLYTPIEPSSDAGTWGTGYGLKYITIRNGLPKVNDVTIASPSIIKTGVPPCYEWPCESAALIPFLPPFNMQHDMIDDVNIPDAFSFIDMSDTHSPQPCPMPDVQLPDNVWNSTVYQDMDGATGVQAWGNITNDDRALADDTLVMLTCGSEGVLPMFSWLAAPDGFGDISFLPYDMNTIAERKIVDVAATKECWKDEAKEPRFDTNLLEEKFHESGLIELWKWKNIETLPWDYTEFVLPALPDITDPTAGVSADDGDYILVSSFLTEDSTSTVLGAGAVRVKFYHDFAYSPEYKTGLYVNTRGATCDLEGDVNGDDLINSADLQLIAQHIVGTITLTGDPYQAADVNDSGTVNSADLQLMAQYLVGTIPSFPGGLCIP